The following is a genomic window from Maridesulfovibrio frigidus DSM 17176.
GCTTTTGTGGATGGGCTTGCTGGACAGCTGCATTTTTAGAATGGCTTCCGATAAAAGACAATGCTCCTATTCCTCCAAAATATACTGCTTTACGATATCCTGTCTTATTTTTATCTATTCTCGTTCCACTAATATTCATTTGGACTGGGTATGATTATGTCCGTTATCAAATTGACCCGGCTCAAGGTAAAGCAGACCAATTGATATGGTTCTTAGCAGGTAATGGAATTTACTATTTGGCGGCTGTAATATTGGCCTTTGTTTTTAGGAAAAAGAGAGCTTTTTGTAAGATTTTATGTCCAGTCTCACTTATAATGAAACCTGCATCATCCTTAGCTCGCATCAGAAAACGACCTACGCACAATAAATGTATCAGTTGCAATAAATGCAATGAAATGTGCCCTATGGATGTGGATGTTATGGGCGCAATTAGCCTAGGTAACCCCGTGATGTCCACGGAATGTATATCCTGTGGTCAGTGTTCAAATGTTTGTCCTGTCGGGGCTGTTAAGTAATACTTAATTTTGTAGAGACTGACGTTAGCTAGTTATCAAATGTAATATATGGAGCTTTGATGAAATCTCAGGATTGTAAACCGCTTGGCCAGCAAGATCACTGGAATGATCTTTTTGCGAAAGATGATGCGTTTTTTG
Proteins encoded in this region:
- a CDS encoding 4Fe-4S binding protein; its protein translation is MSSFIPALVGALVGLILYTFVGWWGFLLIFPYIGGCITVGILVASRFQGAQKDIGRRIAILAISPIFLVFLGLLQRENLQLEQTVFYGALFLSSGIFTRVLIHYAVAKVCGPLIWGRGFCGWACWTAAFLEWLPIKDNAPIPPKYTALRYPVLFLSILVPLIFIWTGYDYVRYQIDPAQGKADQLIWFLAGNGIYYLAAVILAFVFRKKRAFCKILCPVSLIMKPASSLARIRKRPTHNKCISCNKCNEMCPMDVDVMGAISLGNPVMSTECISCGQCSNVCPVGAVK